In the Pseudorasbora parva isolate DD20220531a chromosome 23, ASM2467924v1, whole genome shotgun sequence genome, one interval contains:
- the h2ax1 gene encoding H2A.X variant histone family member 1, with protein MSGRGKTGGKARAKAKSRSSRAGLQFPVGRVHRLLRKGNYAERVGAGAPVYLAAVLEYLTAEILELAGNAARDNKKTRIIPRHLQLAVRNDEELNKLLGGVTIAQGGVLPNIQAVLLPKKTEKPAKSK; from the coding sequence ATGTCTGGAAGAGGGAAAACCGGTGGGAAGGCCCGCGCAAAGGCGAAGTCTCGTTCATCCAGAGCTGGGCTTCAGTTTCCAGTCGGACGTGTACACAGATTACTACGCAAGGGAAATTACGCCGAGCGCGTAGGCGCAGGAGCCCCCGTGTATTTGGCCGCTGTCCTGGAATACCTAACGGCTGAGATCCTCGAGCTGGCCGGGAACGCAGCCCGAGACAACAAGAAAACAAGAATAATCCCGCGTCACCTGCAGCTGGCTGTCCGCAACGACGAAGAGCTCAACAAGCTTTTAGGCGGTGTTACCATCGCGCAGGGCGGAGTGCTTCCAAACATCCAGGCGGTGCTGCTTCCCAAGAAAACCGAGAAGCCTGCCAAGAGCAAGTAA
- the hist2h2l gene encoding histone H2B 3 has protein sequence MPEPAKSAPAPKKGSKKAVTKTQKKGDKKRRKTRKESYAIYVYKVLKQVHPDTGISSKAMGIMNSFVNDIFERIAGEASRLAHYNKRSTITSREIQTAVRLLLPGELAKHAVSEGTKAVTKYTSSK, from the coding sequence ATGCCTGAACCTGCGAAGTCAGCGCCCGCTCCCAAAAAGGGGTCTAAAAAAGCTGTCACCAAGACCCAGAAGAAGGGGGATAAGAAAAGGCGTAAGACCAGGAAAGAGAGTTATGCCATTTACGTGTACAAAGTACTGAAACAAGTCCATCCGGACACCGGCATCTCATCAAAAGCTATGGGCATTATGAACTCGTTTGTAAACGACATCTTCGAGCGCATCGCCGGAGAAGCCTCGCGCCTGGCGCATTACAACAAGCGCTCCACTATCACATCCCGGGAGATCCAGACGGCCGTGCGCCTGCTCCTGCCGGGAGAACTGGCCAAACACGCCGTGTCCGAGGGCACGAAGGCCGTGACCAAATACACCAGCTCCAAGTGA